One window of Populus nigra chromosome 5, ddPopNigr1.1, whole genome shotgun sequence genomic DNA carries:
- the LOC133693697 gene encoding G2/mitotic-specific cyclin-2-like isoform X3, translating into MAGSDENNPGVIGPGNIQEGLRGRVGKFPVATGTNRRALSNINRNIIGGPPYPCAVNKRGLSEKYAAQLANKQQQQLEPEEIKKPVRPVPISCEPEDCNIIDVEDYKTSDDFSAPMFVQHTEAMLEEIDRMDEVEMEDVEVEPVLDIDGCDKRDPLAVVEYIDDLYNFYKKAERSGCVPSNYMAQQFDINDRMRGILIDWLIEVHYKFELMEETLYLTVNLIDRFLAVHPVVRKKLQLVGVTAMLLACKYEEVSVPVVEDLILISDKAYSRKEVLDMEKNMVNALQFNLSVPTPYVFMRRFLKASQCDRKQLELLAFFIIELCLVEYSMLKFPPSLLAAAAIYTAQCTLSGTKQWSKTNEWYTGYSEQQLTECSRLMVNFHRIAGTGKLTGVHRKYCTSKFGYAAKNEPADFLLDPPF; encoded by the exons ATGGCTGGATCCGATGAGAACAACCCGGGGGTGATCGGACCCGGAAATATTCAAG AGGGTTTACGTGGCCGAGTAGGGAAGTTTCCGGTGGCGACCGGAACTAATCGCCGGGCGTTGAGTAACATTAATCGGAACATCATCGGAGGTCCACCGTACCCCTGTGCTGTCAACAAAAGAGGGTTATCAGA GAAGTATGCGGCCCAGCTTGCTaacaagcagcagcagcaacttgAACCAGAG GAAATCAAAAAACCAGTTCGCCCAGTCCCAATTTCTTGTGAGCCAGAAGATTGTAATATCATAGATGTGGAGGACTACAAGACTAGTGATGACTTTTCTGCTCCGATGTTTGTGCAACATACGGAGGCAATGCTGGAGGAGATCGACAGGATG GATGAAGTTGAAATGGAAGATGTTGAAGTAGAGCCGGTCTTGGACATAGACGGCTGTGACAAGAGGGATCCACTTGCTGTAGTGGAATACATTGATGATTTATACAATTTCTACAAGAAAGCAGAG AGATCTGGCTGTGTCCCATCAAACTACATGGCACAGCAATTTGACATTAATGACAGAATGAGAGGCATTCTCATTGATTGGTTGATTGAG GTGCACTACAAGTTTGAATTGATGGAGGAGACCTTATACCTTACTGTCAATCTCATTGATAGATTTCTAGCAGTTCATCCAGTCGTGAGAAAGAAACTCCAGCTCGTTGGAGTGACAGCCATGCTGCTTGCATGCAAATATGAAGAAGTATCAGTTCCAGTTGTGGAGGATCTCATTCTGATTTCTGACAAAGCATACAGCAGAAAGGAAGTGCTTGACAtg GAGAAGAACATGGTCAACGCTTTACAGTTTAATCTCTCTGTTCCCACTCCTTATGTTTTTATGAGGAGATTCCTAAAAGCTTCACAATGTGACAGGAAG CAGCTTGAATTGCTTGCGTTCTTCATAATTGAGCTTTGCCTCGTCGAATACAGCATGCTCAAGTTTCCACCTTCATTGTTAGCTGCTGCTGCAATATACACCGCTCAATGCACCCTTAGTGGAACAAAGCAATGGAGCAAGACAAATGAGTGGTACACTGGCTACTCAGAACAGCAGCTTAC GGAATGCTCAAGGCTTATGGTTAATTTTCATAGGATTGCTGGTACAGGGAAGCTAACAGGTGTACACCGGAAGTATTGTACCTCAAAATTTGGTTACGCAGCAAAGAACGAACCCGCGGACTTCTTACTGGATCCTCCATTCTAG
- the LOC133693697 gene encoding cyclin-B2-4-like isoform X2: MAGSDENNPGVIGPGNIQEGLRGRVGKFPVATGTNRRALSNINRNIIGGPPYPCAVNKRGLSEREAFCNKNPPIPVHRPLTRKYAAQLANKQQQQLEPEEIKKPVRPVPISCEPEDCNIIDVEDYKTSDDFSAPMFVQHTEAMLEEIDRMDEVEMEDVEVEPVLDIDGCDKRDPLAVVEYIDDLYNFYKKAERSGCVPSNYMAQQFDINDRMRGILIDWLIEVHYKFELMEETLYLTVNLIDRFLAVHPVVRKKLQLVGVTAMLLACKYEEVSVPVVEDLILISDKAYSRKEVLDMEKNMVNALQFNLSVPTPYVFMRRFLKASQCDRKLELLAFFIIELCLVEYSMLKFPPSLLAAAAIYTAQCTLSGTKQWSKTNEWYTGYSEQQLTECSRLMVNFHRIAGTGKLTGVHRKYCTSKFGYAAKNEPADFLLDPPF; this comes from the exons ATGGCTGGATCCGATGAGAACAACCCGGGGGTGATCGGACCCGGAAATATTCAAG AGGGTTTACGTGGCCGAGTAGGGAAGTTTCCGGTGGCGACCGGAACTAATCGCCGGGCGTTGAGTAACATTAATCGGAACATCATCGGAGGTCCACCGTACCCCTGTGCTGTCAACAAAAGAGGGTTATCAGA aagagAAGCTTTTTGTAATAAGAACCCACCAATTCCAGTGCATCGACCTTTGACTAG GAAGTATGCGGCCCAGCTTGCTaacaagcagcagcagcaacttgAACCAGAG GAAATCAAAAAACCAGTTCGCCCAGTCCCAATTTCTTGTGAGCCAGAAGATTGTAATATCATAGATGTGGAGGACTACAAGACTAGTGATGACTTTTCTGCTCCGATGTTTGTGCAACATACGGAGGCAATGCTGGAGGAGATCGACAGGATG GATGAAGTTGAAATGGAAGATGTTGAAGTAGAGCCGGTCTTGGACATAGACGGCTGTGACAAGAGGGATCCACTTGCTGTAGTGGAATACATTGATGATTTATACAATTTCTACAAGAAAGCAGAG AGATCTGGCTGTGTCCCATCAAACTACATGGCACAGCAATTTGACATTAATGACAGAATGAGAGGCATTCTCATTGATTGGTTGATTGAG GTGCACTACAAGTTTGAATTGATGGAGGAGACCTTATACCTTACTGTCAATCTCATTGATAGATTTCTAGCAGTTCATCCAGTCGTGAGAAAGAAACTCCAGCTCGTTGGAGTGACAGCCATGCTGCTTGCATGCAAATATGAAGAAGTATCAGTTCCAGTTGTGGAGGATCTCATTCTGATTTCTGACAAAGCATACAGCAGAAAGGAAGTGCTTGACAtg GAGAAGAACATGGTCAACGCTTTACAGTTTAATCTCTCTGTTCCCACTCCTTATGTTTTTATGAGGAGATTCCTAAAAGCTTCACAATGTGACAGGAAG CTTGAATTGCTTGCGTTCTTCATAATTGAGCTTTGCCTCGTCGAATACAGCATGCTCAAGTTTCCACCTTCATTGTTAGCTGCTGCTGCAATATACACCGCTCAATGCACCCTTAGTGGAACAAAGCAATGGAGCAAGACAAATGAGTGGTACACTGGCTACTCAGAACAGCAGCTTAC GGAATGCTCAAGGCTTATGGTTAATTTTCATAGGATTGCTGGTACAGGGAAGCTAACAGGTGTACACCGGAAGTATTGTACCTCAAAATTTGGTTACGCAGCAAAGAACGAACCCGCGGACTTCTTACTGGATCCTCCATTCTAG
- the LOC133693697 gene encoding cyclin-B2-4-like isoform X1: MAGSDENNPGVIGPGNIQEGLRGRVGKFPVATGTNRRALSNINRNIIGGPPYPCAVNKRGLSEREAFCNKNPPIPVHRPLTRKYAAQLANKQQQQLEPEEIKKPVRPVPISCEPEDCNIIDVEDYKTSDDFSAPMFVQHTEAMLEEIDRMDEVEMEDVEVEPVLDIDGCDKRDPLAVVEYIDDLYNFYKKAERSGCVPSNYMAQQFDINDRMRGILIDWLIEVHYKFELMEETLYLTVNLIDRFLAVHPVVRKKLQLVGVTAMLLACKYEEVSVPVVEDLILISDKAYSRKEVLDMEKNMVNALQFNLSVPTPYVFMRRFLKASQCDRKQLELLAFFIIELCLVEYSMLKFPPSLLAAAAIYTAQCTLSGTKQWSKTNEWYTGYSEQQLTECSRLMVNFHRIAGTGKLTGVHRKYCTSKFGYAAKNEPADFLLDPPF; this comes from the exons ATGGCTGGATCCGATGAGAACAACCCGGGGGTGATCGGACCCGGAAATATTCAAG AGGGTTTACGTGGCCGAGTAGGGAAGTTTCCGGTGGCGACCGGAACTAATCGCCGGGCGTTGAGTAACATTAATCGGAACATCATCGGAGGTCCACCGTACCCCTGTGCTGTCAACAAAAGAGGGTTATCAGA aagagAAGCTTTTTGTAATAAGAACCCACCAATTCCAGTGCATCGACCTTTGACTAG GAAGTATGCGGCCCAGCTTGCTaacaagcagcagcagcaacttgAACCAGAG GAAATCAAAAAACCAGTTCGCCCAGTCCCAATTTCTTGTGAGCCAGAAGATTGTAATATCATAGATGTGGAGGACTACAAGACTAGTGATGACTTTTCTGCTCCGATGTTTGTGCAACATACGGAGGCAATGCTGGAGGAGATCGACAGGATG GATGAAGTTGAAATGGAAGATGTTGAAGTAGAGCCGGTCTTGGACATAGACGGCTGTGACAAGAGGGATCCACTTGCTGTAGTGGAATACATTGATGATTTATACAATTTCTACAAGAAAGCAGAG AGATCTGGCTGTGTCCCATCAAACTACATGGCACAGCAATTTGACATTAATGACAGAATGAGAGGCATTCTCATTGATTGGTTGATTGAG GTGCACTACAAGTTTGAATTGATGGAGGAGACCTTATACCTTACTGTCAATCTCATTGATAGATTTCTAGCAGTTCATCCAGTCGTGAGAAAGAAACTCCAGCTCGTTGGAGTGACAGCCATGCTGCTTGCATGCAAATATGAAGAAGTATCAGTTCCAGTTGTGGAGGATCTCATTCTGATTTCTGACAAAGCATACAGCAGAAAGGAAGTGCTTGACAtg GAGAAGAACATGGTCAACGCTTTACAGTTTAATCTCTCTGTTCCCACTCCTTATGTTTTTATGAGGAGATTCCTAAAAGCTTCACAATGTGACAGGAAG CAGCTTGAATTGCTTGCGTTCTTCATAATTGAGCTTTGCCTCGTCGAATACAGCATGCTCAAGTTTCCACCTTCATTGTTAGCTGCTGCTGCAATATACACCGCTCAATGCACCCTTAGTGGAACAAAGCAATGGAGCAAGACAAATGAGTGGTACACTGGCTACTCAGAACAGCAGCTTAC GGAATGCTCAAGGCTTATGGTTAATTTTCATAGGATTGCTGGTACAGGGAAGCTAACAGGTGTACACCGGAAGTATTGTACCTCAAAATTTGGTTACGCAGCAAAGAACGAACCCGCGGACTTCTTACTGGATCCTCCATTCTAG
- the LOC133694426 gene encoding BTB/POZ domain-containing protein At2g30600-like isoform X2 produces MIEEKEKKFLTVAPFQCAWRKDLKFREAGRGCVAFDAFAHNDVTVVFRENVGSQHYHYKRDNSPHYTVILGSHRNRRLKIEVDGKTVVDEEGVALCCSSMFQSYWIGIYDGLISVGKGRYPFQNLVFQWLDSNPNCSVRYVGLSSWDKHVGYRNVNVLPLPKNHMLLWKQVDSGEYEGTDDGEEELEGGQMSYERRGLENFLESWELNDVLFIVGKEERVVPAHKVILQASGNFPLRSSNEDVIQLQDATYPILHALLQYIYTGHTQISESQLGSLWALSLQFEVMPLGKLCEEIVERFKLNKKLFDSGKNVELSYPSSQPHCCMAFPSQLPINVQRLKQLLSTGDYSDINIYIEGHGLVAQPHKVILSLWSVPFSKMFTNGMSESCSSEVFLRDVSPEAFKVMLEFMYSGELSLEDSVEFGTLLLQALLLADQFGVTLLYQECCKTFLECLSEDSVGPILQAVSSIPSCKLIEETCERKFAMHFDYCTTTSLDFILLDETNFSNIIQHQDLTVTSEERVLNAIFMWCMRDKELCGWEVVAELLALSTPDLLFRDRLQSLNNLLPFVRFPLMPYDLLKKLGQSNIRRHVPIFDDLVMEGICYAEFGSLRPGNDQK; encoded by the exons ATGatagaagagaaagagaagaagttTCTCACAGTAGCACCATTTCAGTGTGCTTGGAGGAAAGATTTGAAATTTAGGGAAGCTGGAAGAGGTTGTGTGGCTTTTGATGCTTTTGCTCACAATGATGTCACAGTGGTGTTTAGGGAGAATGTAGGGAGTCAACACTACCATTATAAGAGGGATAATAGTCCTCATTATACTGTGATTCTTGGGAGTCATAGGAATCGTCGACTGAAAATTGAGGTTGATGGCAAAACAGTTGTTGATGAGGAAGGTGTTGCGCTTTGCTGCTCATCCATGTTTCAAAGTTATTGGATCGGTATTTATGATGGGTTGATTAGTGTCGGAAAAGGGAGATACCCTTTTCAGAATCTTGTGTTTCAGTGGTTAGATTCAAATCCAAATTGTAGCGTTCGGTATGTTGGTCTTAGCAGTTGGGATAAACATGTCGGGTATAGAAATGTCAATGTGTTGCCGTTGCCAAAGAATCATATGTTGCTATGGAAGCAAGTTGACTCTGGAGAATATGAGGGGACAGATGATGGGGAAGAGGAGTTAGAAGGTGGACAGATGAGCTATGAGAGACGGGGACTTGAGAATTTTCTTGAGAGTTGGGAATTAAATGATGTATTGTTCATTGTTGGCAAGGAGGAAAGAGTTGTCCCAGCTCATAAGGTTATCTTACAAGCATCTGGTAATTTTCCTTTGAGATCGTCAAATGAAGATGTTATTCAGCTACAGGATGCAACATATCCAATTCTTCATGCACttcttcaatatatatacaCCGGCCACACACAG ATTTCAGAGTCGCAACTTGGTTCTCTATGGGCATTGAGCTTACAATTTGAAGTGATGCCACTGGGGAAGCTCTGTGAGGAAATTGTGGAGcgatttaaattgaataaaaagttgttTGACTCTGGTAAGAATGTGGAATTGTCATATCCAAGCTCCCAGCCCCATTGTTGTATGGCCTTCCCTTCTCAACTGCCTATAAATGTGCAAAGGCTTAAACAGTTGCTGTCGACTGGAGACTATAGTGACATAAACATTTACATTGAGGGTCATGGTCTTGTTGCTCAACCTCACAAAGTCATTCTAAGTTTATGGAGTGTTCCATTTTCAAAG ATGTTTACAAATGGAATGAGTGAGAGTTGCTCCTCGGAGGTTTTCTTAAGGGATGTGTCACCTGAAGCCTTCAAAGTTATGCTTGAATTCATGTATAGTGGAGAACTCAGTTTGGAAGATTCTGTGGAATTCGGAACCTTGCTCCTCCAGGCTCTTTTGTTAGCTGATCAATTTGGGGTCACTCTCCTTTACCAAGAATGCTGCAAAACATTTTTAGAGTGCCTATCGGAG GACTCAGTAGGTCCAATCCTTCAAGCGGTGTCATCGATTCCATCATGTAAACTCATTGAAGAAACATGCGAGAGGAAATTTGCTATGCACTTTGATTATTGTACCACTACAAGCCTTGATTTCATCTTATTAGATGAGACAAATTTTAGCAATATTATTCAG CATCAAGATCTAACTGTAACATCTGAAGAAAGAGTTCTCAATGCAATCTTCATGTGGTGTATGAGAGATAAAGAATTGTGTGGATGGGAGGTCGTCGCTGAGCTACTTGCACTTTCTACTCCTGACCTCCTTTTCAGGGACAGGCTTCAATCTCTTAATAACTTGTTGCCATTTGTGCGATTTCCATTGATGCCATATGACTTGCTTAAGAAG CTGGGGCAAAGCAACATACGCAGGCATGTCCCTATTTTTGATGATCTT GTGATGGAGGGCATCTGTTATGCAGAATTTGGATCCCTAAGGCCAGGGAATGACCAGAAGTAA
- the LOC133694426 gene encoding BTB/POZ domain-containing protein At2g30600-like isoform X1, with translation MIEEKEKKFLTVAPFQCAWRKDLKFREAGRGCVAFDAFAHNDVTVVFRENVGSQHYHYKRDNSPHYTVILGSHRNRRLKIEVDGKTVVDEEGVALCCSSMFQSYWIGIYDGLISVGKGRYPFQNLVFQWLDSNPNCSVRYVGLSSWDKHVGYRNVNVLPLPKNHMLLWKQVDSGEYEGTDDGEEELEGGQMSYERRGLENFLESWELNDVLFIVGKEERVVPAHKVILQASGNFPLRSSNEDVIQLQDATYPILHALLQYIYTGHTQISESQLGSLWALSLQFEVMPLGKLCEEIVERFKLNKKLFDSGKNVELSYPSSQPHCCMAFPSQLPINVQRLKQLLSTGDYSDINIYIEGHGLVAQPHKVILSLWSVPFSKMFTNGMSESCSSEVFLRDVSPEAFKVMLEFMYSGELSLEDSVEFGTLLLQALLLADQFGVTLLYQECCKTFLECLSEDSVGPILQAVSSIPSCKLIEETCERKFAMHFDYCTTTSLDFILLDETNFSNIIQHQDLTVTSEERVLNAIFMWCMRDKELCGWEVVAELLALSTPDLLFRDRLQSLNNLLPFVRFPLMPYDLLKKLGQSNIRRHVPIFDDLVMEGICYAEFGSLRPGNDQNPRFQHRRSSFKELQYICDGDSNGVLYFAGTSYGEHQWINPVLAKRITITASSPPSRYTDPKTLVSRTYQGTSFAGPCMEDGHIRAWWIVDIGQDHQLMCNHYTLRQDGSRAFIRFWNLQGSLDGKTWTSLRVHENDQTMCKADQFASWPITGPHALLPFRFFRVVLTGPTTDASNPHNLCICFLELYGYFH, from the exons ATGatagaagagaaagagaagaagttTCTCACAGTAGCACCATTTCAGTGTGCTTGGAGGAAAGATTTGAAATTTAGGGAAGCTGGAAGAGGTTGTGTGGCTTTTGATGCTTTTGCTCACAATGATGTCACAGTGGTGTTTAGGGAGAATGTAGGGAGTCAACACTACCATTATAAGAGGGATAATAGTCCTCATTATACTGTGATTCTTGGGAGTCATAGGAATCGTCGACTGAAAATTGAGGTTGATGGCAAAACAGTTGTTGATGAGGAAGGTGTTGCGCTTTGCTGCTCATCCATGTTTCAAAGTTATTGGATCGGTATTTATGATGGGTTGATTAGTGTCGGAAAAGGGAGATACCCTTTTCAGAATCTTGTGTTTCAGTGGTTAGATTCAAATCCAAATTGTAGCGTTCGGTATGTTGGTCTTAGCAGTTGGGATAAACATGTCGGGTATAGAAATGTCAATGTGTTGCCGTTGCCAAAGAATCATATGTTGCTATGGAAGCAAGTTGACTCTGGAGAATATGAGGGGACAGATGATGGGGAAGAGGAGTTAGAAGGTGGACAGATGAGCTATGAGAGACGGGGACTTGAGAATTTTCTTGAGAGTTGGGAATTAAATGATGTATTGTTCATTGTTGGCAAGGAGGAAAGAGTTGTCCCAGCTCATAAGGTTATCTTACAAGCATCTGGTAATTTTCCTTTGAGATCGTCAAATGAAGATGTTATTCAGCTACAGGATGCAACATATCCAATTCTTCATGCACttcttcaatatatatacaCCGGCCACACACAG ATTTCAGAGTCGCAACTTGGTTCTCTATGGGCATTGAGCTTACAATTTGAAGTGATGCCACTGGGGAAGCTCTGTGAGGAAATTGTGGAGcgatttaaattgaataaaaagttgttTGACTCTGGTAAGAATGTGGAATTGTCATATCCAAGCTCCCAGCCCCATTGTTGTATGGCCTTCCCTTCTCAACTGCCTATAAATGTGCAAAGGCTTAAACAGTTGCTGTCGACTGGAGACTATAGTGACATAAACATTTACATTGAGGGTCATGGTCTTGTTGCTCAACCTCACAAAGTCATTCTAAGTTTATGGAGTGTTCCATTTTCAAAG ATGTTTACAAATGGAATGAGTGAGAGTTGCTCCTCGGAGGTTTTCTTAAGGGATGTGTCACCTGAAGCCTTCAAAGTTATGCTTGAATTCATGTATAGTGGAGAACTCAGTTTGGAAGATTCTGTGGAATTCGGAACCTTGCTCCTCCAGGCTCTTTTGTTAGCTGATCAATTTGGGGTCACTCTCCTTTACCAAGAATGCTGCAAAACATTTTTAGAGTGCCTATCGGAG GACTCAGTAGGTCCAATCCTTCAAGCGGTGTCATCGATTCCATCATGTAAACTCATTGAAGAAACATGCGAGAGGAAATTTGCTATGCACTTTGATTATTGTACCACTACAAGCCTTGATTTCATCTTATTAGATGAGACAAATTTTAGCAATATTATTCAG CATCAAGATCTAACTGTAACATCTGAAGAAAGAGTTCTCAATGCAATCTTCATGTGGTGTATGAGAGATAAAGAATTGTGTGGATGGGAGGTCGTCGCTGAGCTACTTGCACTTTCTACTCCTGACCTCCTTTTCAGGGACAGGCTTCAATCTCTTAATAACTTGTTGCCATTTGTGCGATTTCCATTGATGCCATATGACTTGCTTAAGAAG CTGGGGCAAAGCAACATACGCAGGCATGTCCCTATTTTTGATGATCTT GTGATGGAGGGCATCTGTTATGCAGAATTTGGATCCCTAAGGCCAGGGAATGACCAGAA CCCTAGGTTTCAACATAGGCGATCTAGCTTTAAGGAGCTCCAATACATATGTGATGGTGACAGCAATGGAGTACTCTACTTTGCTGGTACATCTTATGGAGAACATCAGTGGATTAATCCTGTTTTAGCAAAG AGAATCACGATCACTGCCAGCAGTCCCCCTTCAAGATATACCGACCCCAAGACTTTGGTGTCACGAACTTATCAG GGAACGTCTTTTGCTGGGCCTTGCATGGAAGATGGACACATACGTGCATGGTGGATTGTTGACATTGGCCAAGATCATCAG CTTATGTGCAACCACTACACTTTGAGACAAGATGGGTCAAGAGCCTTCATAAGATTTTGGAATTTGCAG GGTTCACTGGATGGGAAGACATGGACGAGCTTGAGAGTGCACGAGAACGACCAAACAATGTGCAAGGCTGATCAGTTTGCATCATGGCCCATAACCGGGCCACATGCTCTACTTCCTTTTAGGTTCTTCAGGGTTGTTCTAACAGGTCCGACGACAGATGCCTCAAACCCCCACAATTTGTGCATCTGCTTCTTGGAACTCTATGGTTACTTCCACTAG